Sequence from the uncultured Flavobacterium sp. genome:
ATTTATACAAGCTATCAAAATTGCTTTCATAGCTAAAAAAGCATTTACTGAAGTTGCAATATTAAAGCTCATCGGAACTCGCATAGTTGGAGCTGAAATTAAAAAAGGAACTTCATTATCTCCTGTTTCTAATGTGATTGACCTTCCAATTAACAGTTCTCTTTCATCAAGTTGAGCAATTTTTGCTTGTAGTTCATCCTGCAAATGCCATCCAAATCTTTCTGACAAATGCCAATCTAATCCGCCGTCCATGAATCCAAATGAATTTGCCGGACTTACAACTGCGTCAGATTTTATTTTTGTAATATCTCCTTTTATTATACTGACATTCTCACATTCTGAAAAATCATTTCTCCATGAATTGCCAAGTTCATCCTCTAAGTAAACTAATTTTATATGCAGCATATTTTTTGAATTAAAATTGAATGTATTTTTCGATCAATTCCTCAACTCTCTCCAACAATTGAACTAAAGCTTGCAAACCTCCGTGAATATCTCCAATAACTAAAGTTCGTTCATCAATTAAATCTAATCTTTAAGTTTATACATAATATCACTTCTTAAAACATACTTTATCCCCGAAATCAGAGCCGTTCCTTCATGACGCTGACTATGTTCAAAAATAAGCGCAGTTCCTGTTTTAGGCGTAATAATTTCACCCGAAGCAAATTTTGTTTCTCCGCCCTCATATATTTCATTCAAATAAATGAGAAATGTATAATAACTAAATTCCGACTCACTTCGTTTATAGCTTCCATCGCGGTGCATTTTAAAACGCTGACCTGGATTATACTTGTAAAACCTGAACATTTCATTTAATCCCGTGGCTGTAGTGTTTGCCACTTCAGACTTAACATAAGGCTTCAGTTTTTGCCAAAAGAAAGATGCATATTCATTATCCTGATACATGATACGTTCGTTATTACGCACCATTTTCATCATTTTCTGTGCTCCGTCAATATTTACTCCAGCTTCTTCAAAACCAATTTGCTCACTTTTCTCTATTAATTCATTACATTCATCAACAGTAAGAAAATTGTCGATCGTATAAATTTCCAGTGTATCATTAATAATGTTTAGCATAATTATACATTTGAATTAATTAAACTTATTATCTAGAGCTGTATCTAATTTTATCAGAAAATCTTTCCCGAATTTATCATTCTCTAAACCTTCGTATAAGAAAGTAGGCAACGTTTTATCACAATTTTGTTTATGACTTAAAATTGCCATACACAAAGCAGCGACAGTATCAGTATCTCCGCCATAATCTATACTTGTTTTTAAACAATCGCTCATAGAATTCGCTTCCGAAACAATTTTAATAACAGATTGCGTCGTTGGATATCCGTGCATATCTATTGGCGAAGTAATCTTATAGGTTTCGTTTTCCTTCAAAGTTTCATTCAAAAACGGAATCAAAGTTGTTCCATCACCTAAATTATATTTAAAATAATGAACCGCCAAAGCAATACGTTTCGCACAACTAATTCCTTCGATTGTATGATGAGAAGTTTTTGCCTGAATTTCGCAAAACTCCATTAACTGATTAATATCTTTTAAATATCCTATAGAATACGCTCGCATTGCAGAACCGTTTCCGTTACTGCCATTATCTATTATTTTGATAAAATCAGCTCCATTTTTACTTGCGTCCAAAGCATTGTAAACCCGATCTGAATATCCTCTTCTTTTATCTCTGTGAAAAACTTCGACAAACTTATCTCCAACTTTAATCTCGTTCCAATTATCATCTTCTAATAACAATTCCGAAATTGCAATTGCCATTTGAGTATCGTCTGTATATCTTTTATAAATCTCCGTATAAAGTCCGTGTTTATGATATTGAGTCAAATCGTTATTTTGAATAATAAAATCTAAATCTCGAAATTCAAAACCTGCACCATATGCATCGCCTATTGCTGCTTCTAGTATCATAATTATTGTTTTTGGTTGTTAATTTGAATGTGGTAATTCTGTTTAAGATTTAAACTCAATGTATTTTGAAGGAACTTCGTCTGTCAACCACACATTATTTTCGGATAAATAAAACTTAAATCCGTCTCTATACATATCGCCACTTCTTACGGTTAGAATTTGAGGAACTCCCCTTCTTCCTCCTACTTTAATCGCAGTTTCACGATCTTTCGAAAGATGAACATGTTGACGACTCATTTTTTGTAAACCTTCTTTTTTAATGTCTTCTAAAAATTTTGCAACCGTTCCGTGATATAAAAATTCCGAAGGTTCTGCTTCATTCAGGTTTAATTCTACCGAAATTGAATGTCCCTGACTTGCTCTTATTTTCGTTTTATCTTCATTAAAAGCAAAACGTTTTTTATCATTATTTTCTACAACGTAATCTAAAAGTTCTACAGTCATTTGATTTTGACTTCCTCTATTATTGCATTTTTCAATTAGTTCTTCAACATCAGCCCAACCATTTTCGTCTAATTTTAATCCGATGGTTTCTGGTGAATGTCTTAAAACCAGACTTAGAAATTTGCTTACGCTCTTTGCTATTTTCTCATTCATGATTTCCAGAGATTTGTAATTTCTTATTCAATTCTTCATCTTTAAAAAGAAAAGGTTTTTCAACGGGAACTAACAAATTTTCCAATTGTTGATTCTGCACAAAATAGTATTGCTCTTTTACAAAATCTGTAATATTTTCAATTAATATTATATCTTCTTTGACAAAAGTTTTTACAAAATCATCTCTTAAGCCAATCTGAATAGCTCTTCTTTCAAGCTTATTTCCGTAAGGATCATGATCAGGATCCCATTGCAATCTTACAGAAGATGTTTTGACCTCATTTTGCCATTCTTCCCGACTCATTCCAAGTGAATCATCATAAGTGGAATAAACTGCATTTTGTAAATACTTATTGAATGCTGAAATTTTAAGATGAATTGCCAAAACAACTTCTTGTCCTTCTTTAGTTCCCCATCCGTTTCGATACATCATCCAAAGAAAATTAGGTTTAATCCAAGTCATTCTGCTAAGACTAAATTCTCCTCCAAAAAACTGATTATTCGCCGCAAATTCGCCGATTTCTTTTCTATAAGATTGATAAACTATTATTTCTTCCTCGTCATATTGAGCCATAATGTGATAGCCTGATTTTGGCCATTCTGTTATTTGCTCATCATATTTTTTTAATTCTATTTTCATTATATTTTGTACACAATATCTTCATTGTGTTATTTTTATTTTTAACTAAACAGTTTGATTTTTATTCTTTCTAAAAATCATAAACGGTTACTTCAACATCATTATTAGAAAGTGTTTCCAAAATAATAGGTTCTACCATCTCCCACTTTCCGCCTGCTAAACCACAACCAATTCTAGGCATATGAATAGTCGCTTTGTTATCTTGCGCAAAAAGAGCAACTTGTTTTAAACCTTCTTCAATAGCATCATATCTAATTGGCGCATTTCCATTCTCGTCCTTGTTAATTTTGTGTTGGCCAATTAAATTTGCTACCCAAAGATCTTCTTCAACCTGAACGAATTGAACTTTCCCCAATTCAAAATCATCCTTTGATTTAAACCATTCTCTATATTGATTTTCTGGTTTTTTCCATCTTTTAGAAATAGCTATTACAAATCCTTTTCCCCAACCTCCAATGTCATTGCAAACGTGAACGATTAACTTATTTTCTGATGCTTGAGGAGATGTCGCATCACCTTTTATATATTTAATATCTTTCATTTATCTATTTTTATCAAACGTTCCTACGGAACGTAAACAAAACTCCTTACTATTAGTTCTACCGATGAAATGTTCCTATGGAACAAAAAAAATGTATTTAGAATTTTTAATTTTTCAATTCTAAAGACAATCGTTTGCACAAATCATCAATATCATTTTTTCTTGCTAATACCGAAATCCACTTTTCAGGAATATTTTCAATTCCGTAATAAATACCGGATAAACCTCCAGCAATTGCTGCAGTTGTATCTGTATCTTCACCTAAGTTTACTGCTTTCAAAACAGTTTCTTCATAAGAATTACTATTCAAAAAACACCAAAAACTAGCTTGTAAACTATCAAGTACATATCCTGATGAGTGAATATTAATTTCTGGATAAGTCGAAATATCATGAAGCAAAACTCTATCAAACAATTGAATTTCTATTGGATTAAATTTCTTATCGCTTAAAAAATCAGAAACAATCTTTTGCATTCTTGTATATGCTTCTACCTTATCATTTCCATTTAAAATTTCTAAGCAATAAACGACATATATAAAACAAGCAAATACGGAACGAAAATGTGCGTGAGTAATAGACGATACTTCCTTTACTTTTTTGTAAATAACCTCAATATCTCTTTCATTTTGCAGATAAAAAGCTAAAGGTAAAATTCTCATCAAAGAACCATTTCCGTTATCTTCTTCATAAAAACCACCACATAATTCCGGTTCATATCCTTTCCCAATATTATGAATTGCATGTCTGGTCGCAATTCCAATATCAAAAACTTGTCCGTGTGGCGTCCATAATTCTGCATTATACCATTTCACAAAATTTCTGGCAATATCAAATAAATCAAAGCCTTTACACAAACTTTCGGCTAAACAAAAAGCAAGTGAACTATCATCGCTCCATGTTCCTGCTGGTTGGTGATGTGTTCCAAAACCTATCATTTCAGAAACAGGATTTTCTTTTAACTCAGATCTTGAATAGAACTCAACCGGAACACCCAAAGCATCTCCAACCGCTAATCCAAACAAACCTGATTTTATTTTGGTTTCCATAATTCAATTATTCCAATTCATCCCTAACTTCCATCAAGGCAAAACCTAACAAATTCAAGCCTTTCCATTTCTTCGGATTCAAAACATCCGAATGATCACTTGCCATACCAATTCCCCAAATTGCATCAACTGGACTTGCTTCTACAATAACTCTGTCGTTTGTATTTAGTAGAAAGGTTTTTAGCTCTGGATTCTGACTGAATTTATGAAAATTACCTTCTTTCACAATTTCAAATCTCGCGGCTAACCAAAGAGTTTCATTATAATTCTTCACTTCTCTTCCTAATTTTTTGGCTTCGGCAGGAGATTTAGCCAAAAGGATTTTCTTCAAAACTTCATCATCTTTAAACAATTCGGCTTTCTTGGCCATCATCCAGTGTTCTGCAGTTTTATAAGTCACTTTATCAACTTCAAAAGAACTTAACCACCATTGACTGAAACAGGTTTTAGAAATACTTCCGTCTTTATTTGGTTGATGTCCCCAGAAAAGCAAAAACTTACTTTCCGGAGCTATATTATCTATGTTATATTTCATTTTTCTAATTTTTAAATTAAGATTCTAATCCATCTCACAATTCCAAAATATCATTTTCCTTGTCAACTGATTTCATCTAAATAGTTTGTTCTCTAAAAGCACTTTCAAAATACTTAAAACTTGATTTTTTTTCAGAACTGCTCAACACAGCAAAAACTATTTTTTTAAAAGCTCCCGCATATTTTTCCGAAATAATTTCTTTGAATAAACTTGCTACATCATTTGGCTCATTTCTAAAAACACCACATCCCCAAGCTCCCAAAATCAGCGTATCAACTTTTTGCTTTGAAGCAATTGCCAATACTTTGTCCATTCTTTTTCTAAAGACCTCTTCTGTTTCAGCAATTTCTTCCTTTCTATTATGTTGCAACATCGCGCCTTTGTTTGGTGCCGGTGCTGTAATTATATCTACAACTAATGGTTTTTCAAAATAATCCCCATTATCATCATTCCAAAACAAAACATTCGGACTATAAATCATGTAATCTGAATATAAAAACGAAGACTGATTTTTATTAAAATCATACATTGCTTTGTCTTTGATTTGCGTTGCATAAAGATTTGAAGATCTGGCCAAACTTTCTTCTTGAGCAGAAGCGCCACCTAAAAATCCACCACCCGGATTTTTTGCAGAAGCGAAATTCAAAACACCAATTTTGCCATTCTTCTCTTGAAAAATTGCTTCAATTGTAGAACAATTTTTCGCAATAATCTCTGTTTCAAATTTATTTTCAATTGGAATATCTAAAATTGCATTCCAATCATTTGGTGCAATTGTAAACGTATTATTTAAGGATTCTTCTAATTCCTTTTCTATAGCAATCTTCTTTTCATTATACTTATAAAAACCATTTTTTATGATTTCTAAAGTGTTATTTGCTATTTCTACTCTATAATTTTTACTCATAATTTCAATTTTAGAACCTCGACATTTTCACCTTCGAAATCTTTTACTGAATTAGTTGTAAATATTTTATCAAAACAATTCAAAACTTCAAAACCTTTATTGAAAATTCCGTGGCTTACTGCCAAATACAATTTTCCGGCATTTTTCTTTTTTAATTCTTCGGCTAAGCCAACGAAAGTTCCTCCACCATCACAAATATCATCAACGATTAAACAATCGATTCCGTTTAAATCATCTTCATAAACTTTAAATCCAGATAATCTTCCGGTTTTTACATCACGACTTTTACTACATTCTACAACATCTACTCCGCCTAAAAACTCAGAAACTTTGTAGATTTTTTTCAAAGCGCCACCATCCGGAGAAATTAATTTTAGGTTTTCGCCAACGACTTTTAAAACATCTGCAATAAAAGTATGATTCGGAATCACCTCGCAATTGTTTACCAAAGCCGGAGTAACCTCAGAATGTGCATCAAAAACAAAAACTTTATTCAATTGAAGCGCATTGATAATATCAGCATACACTTTTACAGAAAGAGATTCGCCTTTGATCATCACACGATCTTGTCTTGCTGCCGGAAAATAAGGGATAAAAAGATCAATTACTTTAACATCCATTCTGCGCAAAGCATCTACCGTAATACACAACAATCCTAAATCGTTGAATGAATTTAATCGGTGTGTGATTGTTACTTTTTGATTGTGATCAAAATCAGGATTAATTTTAATGTGAGGTTCTCCTCCAGAAAATGTAAAACTTTGAAATTTGATTTCTTCCTGATTAGTTATAGGAGTGAATTTTGGGTCTAGGTTAAGTATCATAGTTTTTATAGTTTGCGTTAATTATACGCAAATGTAGAATATTCTTTTTAATAAACAATTTATTTTGTGTAAAAATTACGCAAACTTTATTTCGAAGTGAAAGCCTTTTTCAATTAACTGATTATATTTCAATTTATTAAACTTAAAAAGTTTTGCAGGACGACCGCTTTTTATTGGAGAAAAATGATCTGTTTCTTCTAAAAACCCATAACTGAGGATTTTTTTTCTGAAGTTTCGTCGGTCAATTTCTTTTTCTAAAATTGTACAATAGAGATTTTCAAGATCCGAAAAAAGAAATTCATCCGGAAGTAAATCAAATCCGATAGGTTCGTAAGTAAGTTTAGATTTCAATCTCGAGATTCCTTTTTCAAGTATTAAATTATGATCGAATGCTAAAGGTGGAATTTCATCAATTTTAAACCATTGTACTTTTTCGGCATCAGTATCCGCTTTTATTTCCAAATTTGAAGCATCGACCAAAGCATAATACGCAACCGAAATTACACGGTTTCTGGAATCTCTATAAATATCATCTCCAAACGTGTAAAGCTGTTCCATAAAAGTCAACTTTACATTGGTTTCTTCATGCAATTCTCTAATAACGGCATCGGTCAGAGATTCATCTTGTTTCACTAAACCGCCTGGTAAAGCCCAATATTTTTCGGCTGAACCAAATTGCTGTTCAATTAAAAGTACGTACAAATTGTTGTTTTTATATCCAAAAACAATGGCGTCAACAGCAATTCTAATATTTTGAAAATTTTCCATAGTCCTAAATCATATCAAACAAATATAACGAAGAAGAGCCAATTTTATAATCTATCACCAAGTAATAAATTATAAAATTGACTCTCTCAAAAATCCTTATTTTTTATCTTTTTAATTCACAGTAACACTTTTCTTTGGGCTTACAGTACAACTTCCTCCTCCTTTAGTAATATTTACATCGGCTTTAACTTCATATGTTCCTGCAGCCGCGTATGTATGAGCTACCGTTCCCGTCGCACTATTTACAGTTTGAGCCGGAGTTCCGTCGCCAAAAGTCCATTTTACAGAAGTTACAGTATTACTTCCGCTATATTGTATATGATAATTGATTATCTTAGAATTAGTTCCATCTGCTGAATGTTTTAATTCTGTCAAAATTGAATCTCCAAAACAATCTACTATCGCTTCATCATCGTGTTTACTACAAGAATTATTCATAAAAAACACTGTTACCAGAATTAAAACTGTTGTAATCTTTTTCATAATCATACATTTTTAGTGGTTTATCTCTCAAAAATATTCTTTTAAAAGGTAAAGTCAAAACAAAATGGAAGAAAATTCTACTATTTTTAAACGGTGTTTTATCGCTAATTATAAATTTAAACTACAATCTATTGCCAAAAAACAACTTTAATTCTTTAGAAATAATATCAAAAAACGAGTTCAAATTATTGTTTTTAGCGCTCAATAAATACACAAATTCTTCAGGTACGTGAAAACTATTCCACAATAGTTGTAATCTGTTCTCTTTAATATATTTTCTTGCATTACAATTCCAGGTTATCGCAACACCTTCATTATCGACCAACATTCTAAGCATTTCAGATTCTGACGGAATAATATAATTAGGAACCATCGCCGGACGTTTTTTATTAAAAGCATGCAACCAGAATAATTTTATATGCGGAATTCTGGCGTCATGACTGTACCACTTTTGCTCATTCAGCCACAATTCTATTTCAGTATAATTGTCGGCTTTTAATTTCTGACGGAAATCTGTTGCATCCAAACTTACTGGCGCAACCATTATCAGTTTAATTTTTCCGACGATTTCGTAAATCGTATCAAACGTATCAAATCTTTTTGTTGTGATGGCGAAATCAAGTTTTTTAGCATCAACAAGTGCAAAAAGCGCATCGTTGTCTGCAAAGGTAAAATCGATCAAATCAAATTTAGCAATCAACAAATTACCAACACAATTAAAAAGATCTTTAGAAATACCAACCGATATTAACCGGTTTGCATCTTCGGCTTTCGCCCGAAAAGTATTCTCAACATTCTCCAGTCGATCAAGTGCATCAATAATCAAATTATTGAGTAACTTAGCGTATTCGGTTGGTTCTACGCCTTTTGACTTTCGATTAAATAATTTATTTCCAACATGAGCCTCCAACATGGATATTTGCTGACTTACAGCAGGTTGACTCATAAATAACTCTTTTGCGGCAACAGAAAAATTTCCGTTTTTATAAACCGCTTTAAATGTTCTGTACCATTCGAGATTTACCATGACATAAATATATTTATAACAAACATAGTTTATTTTATTTTTACAAATATCACTTTAGCCGTAAATTTGACAAAAATTTAAACTTATGAAGAAAATAGCATTACTTACGATTATAGCATTCGCAGCTTTTAGCACATCAGCTACAGCTCAAAAATCAACTAAAAAAGGTATGAAAAAAGTATTATTTGTTGTTACCAGTAACGATAAACTGGGCAATACAGGCGAGAAAACAGGATTTTGGTCAGAAGAATTTGCTGCACCATATTATGAATTATTAGATAAAGGAATCGAAATTACAATTGCGTCGCCACTTGGAGGTCAACCGCCAATTGATCCAAAAAGTGTAGATCCTGCATCGGCAACTGAAGACACAAAACGTTTTGATGCTGATAAAGTTTTACAGGAAAAATTAAAAAACACACATAAACTTTCGACTATTAATCAAAAAGATTATGATGCAGTTTTCTATCCTGGAGGTCACGGACCACTTTGGGATTTAGTCGAAGATAAAAGTTCAATTGCTTTGATCGAATCTTTCTACACGCACAAAAAACCGGTAGCTTTTGTTTGTCATGCTCCGGCAGTTCTAAAAAATGTAAAAGTTAATGGTGAATTTTTGGTGAAAGGCAAAAAAGTAACCGGATTTACAAATGAAGAAGAAGAAGCTGTAGGATTAACTAAAGTTGTTCCGTTTTTATTGGAAGATGCTTTAACTCAAAATGGCGCTAAATTTTCTAAAATTGCAAACTGGCAGCCATATGCTGTTGAAGACGGACTTTTGATTACAGGTCAAAACCCAGCTTCTTCTAAATTAGTAGCAGGGAAATTATTAGAAAAATTGAATAAATAATAAAGGTACTAAGTTGCTAAAGTTCTAAGATTATAAATATCTTAAAAAAAACTCAGAACCTTAGCGTCTTAGGAACTTAGAAACTCTAAGAAAAATGTTAAACTTTGAATTATACAATCCGACGAATTTAATCTTCGGAAAAGGACAAATTGAAAAACTTTCGACTTTAGTACCAAAAGATGCTAAAATTTTATTGGCATATGGCGGTGGAAGTATTTTTAAAAATGGAGTACACGAACAAGTAATCAACAACTTAAAAGGTTTTGATATTGTAGAATTTGGTGGAATTGAACCAAATCCGCATTTTGAAACGTTGATGAAAGCGGTTGAAGTTATCAAGGCGGAAAAAATTGATTTCATTCTTGCTGTTGGTGGCGGATCTGTTATTGATGGTGTGAAATTTATTTCGGCAGCAGTAAACTTTGACGGAAATCCGATTGATATTTTACAAAAACGTATGTTGATTAAAGAAAATGCGGTGCCTTTTGGAACTGTTTTAACTTTGCCTGCAACAGGAAGTGAAATGAATTCGGGTTCTGTAGTTACGATTAAAGCTACTCAGGAAAAACTTGCTTTTGGCGGAAGCGCATTATTCCCAAAATTCTCTATTTGTGATCCAACTGTAATTGCGTCTTTACCAAAAAGACAATTGCAAAATGGTGTTGTTGATGCGTACACACACGTAATGGAACAATATTTAACATATCCTCATGAAGGTTATTTACAAGATAGAATTGCTGAGGGAATTTTACAAACTTTAATTGAAGTTGGTCCAAGCGTGGTTGAAAATCCAACAGATTATGCTTTGGCTTCTAATTTTATGTGGAGTTGTACAATGGCTTTAAACGGATTAATTCAAAAAGGTGTTCCATCTGATTGGGCAACGCACATGATTGGTCATGAATTAACGGCTTTATACGGAATCGATCACGCGAGAACTTTGGCGATTATAGGACCAAGTTTGTATAATGTGATGTTTGAAACTAAAAAAGGAAAACTGGCACAATACGGAAGAAGAATTTTCAACTTGACAGGTTCTGATGATGAAGTTGCAAAAGAAGCAATCAACAAAACAGTAGAATTTTTCCATACTATGGGAATGGATACTAAACTTTCGCAATACACAGATGATTATTCTGAAACTGCCGATTTTATCGTGAAACGTTTCGACGAAAGAGGCTGGAAAGGTCTTGGCGAAAACCAATTGGTAACTTTAGACAAAGTAAAATCAATTGTTGAAATGAGCTACTAGTTCATAGTCTCGGTATTTAGTCTCAGTTAAAAACTGAAAACTGCGACCGTAAACAGTTACTAAAATATTAAAATCAAAAAAGGCGTTCTTAAGTTATTTAGGAACGCCTTTTTAAAATACTAAAACAAAACTAACTAACTCAATTCTTATTAAACTCATTTAAAATTCTAATTTATAATCAGTTACAACGTAATAGTATAAATATTATTGTATAAATAGTAAATTATTTTTTTATTATTTTAAAACACCTTGAAAACCATCATAATTAAAGGGGTTTTGTAAATTTCTTAAATGAGATTTTGTATTATTACTACATTATTAAGTACTTTTGTTTTAAATTATTAAAATAATGAGTGAAAATTTAAAATTTGCAGTAATTGGAGGAGGAAGCTGGGCAACGGCAATTGCAAAAATGTTATGCGTTAATCTCTCCGAAATTGCGTGGTACATGCGTAACGACGCTGCAATCGAGCACATTCAGAAATACAAACACAATCCAAACTATTTAAGTTCAGTCGAATTCGACACTAACAAACTTAAATTGACCAATAATATAAACGAAGCGATTGAATATGCAGATTATGTAATCTTTGCTATTCCGTCTGCTTTTCTTGATGCCGAATTAAAAAACATGACTGTTTCATTGGCAGATAAGATTATATTTTCGGCTATTAAAGGAATTGTACCTGAAACGAGTTTAATTGTTGGAGAACATTTTCACATTCAATACGATATTCCATATTATAATATTGGTGTAATTACAGGTCCATGTCACGCTGAAGAAGTAGCGCTTGAAAGACTTTCTTACTTAACAATTGCTTGTGGCGATCCTGATAAAGCCAGAGTTGTTGCCAAATCACTTTCCGGAAACTATATCAAAGCCAAAATTTCAGATGATATTATTGGTACTGAATATGCTGCAATGCTTAAAAACATTTACGCAATCGCAGCCGGAATTGCTCACGGTTTAGGTTATGGAGATAACTTTCAATCAGTAATGATGAGTAACGGAATCCGCGAAATGAAGAAATTCATTAGAAAAGTCCACAAAATGAAACGTAACATTAATGATTCAGCTTATTTGGGCGATTTATTAGTTACAGGATATTCCGTATTCTCGAGAAACAGAATGTTCGGAAACATGATTGGAAAAGGCTACACGGTAAAAAGTGCAATGATGGAAATGAGCATGGTTGCCGAAGGTTATTACGCTACTAAAAGTGCTTATAAACTAAATCAGGGTTACGGAGCAAAAACTCCTATTATAGATGCCGTTTATGCTGTATTATACGAAGGAAAAGACGCGAAATCTGTATTTAAGAAACTAACTGAGTCGCTTGATTAAAGATTTTTTTTAGAAAATAGAACCAAGAATAAAGAAAATAGATTTCTATACTTTGAGAATAAAAAAAGAGTCAAGACTAATTAAATTTCGTCTTGACTCTTTTTTTTGAACCTTGATACTAAAAAATTAAATAATAAGTAATAAATCAGTTGAACGATTTTTATTAAAAAAGGTATAATTCCTATTATTATTCCTAAAACAACAACGCCTAGAAAGACTATTAACATTCCCTCTACATTATTATAGAAGAAACCTAAAGCAAGAAAAATTATTAGTCCAACTATTGTTGTAATAATTTCAGGGTTTTTCTTTATAAAAAGGAATCTTTTTTCCATTTAAAATATTACCTCGTACTTATTTTACCATAATTCCCTCTACAAAAAGAATCGGCACTTCTTCAGTATCGTTTTCGTTGATTAGGTTTGATTTGAAAATGAATTTCTTGTCGTATAAAGTATTTCCAATGAAGAA
This genomic interval carries:
- a CDS encoding NUDIX domain-containing protein; amino-acid sequence: MENFQNIRIAVDAIVFGYKNNNLYVLLIEQQFGSAEKYWALPGGLVKQDESLTDAVIRELHEETNVKLTFMEQLYTFGDDIYRDSRNRVISVAYYALVDASNLEIKADTDAEKVQWFKIDEIPPLAFDHNLILEKGISRLKSKLTYEPIGFDLLPDEFLFSDLENLYCTILEKEIDRRNFRKKILSYGFLEETDHFSPIKSGRPAKLFKFNKLKYNQLIEKGFHFEIKFA
- a CDS encoding PKD domain-containing protein: MKKITTVLILVTVFFMNNSCSKHDDEAIVDCFGDSILTELKHSADGTNSKIINYHIQYSGSNTVTSVKWTFGDGTPAQTVNSATGTVAHTYAAAGTYEVKADVNITKGGGSCTVSPKKSVTVN
- a CDS encoding LysR family transcriptional regulator, whose protein sequence is MVNLEWYRTFKAVYKNGNFSVAAKELFMSQPAVSQQISMLEAHVGNKLFNRKSKGVEPTEYAKLLNNLIIDALDRLENVENTFRAKAEDANRLISVGISKDLFNCVGNLLIAKFDLIDFTFADNDALFALVDAKKLDFAITTKRFDTFDTIYEIVGKIKLIMVAPVSLDATDFRQKLKADNYTEIELWLNEQKWYSHDARIPHIKLFWLHAFNKKRPAMVPNYIIPSESEMLRMLVDNEGVAITWNCNARKYIKENRLQLLWNSFHVPEEFVYLLSAKNNNLNSFFDIISKELKLFFGNRL
- a CDS encoding type 1 glutamine amidotransferase domain-containing protein yields the protein MKKIALLTIIAFAAFSTSATAQKSTKKGMKKVLFVVTSNDKLGNTGEKTGFWSEEFAAPYYELLDKGIEITIASPLGGQPPIDPKSVDPASATEDTKRFDADKVLQEKLKNTHKLSTINQKDYDAVFYPGGHGPLWDLVEDKSSIALIESFYTHKKPVAFVCHAPAVLKNVKVNGEFLVKGKKVTGFTNEEEEAVGLTKVVPFLLEDALTQNGAKFSKIANWQPYAVEDGLLITGQNPASSKLVAGKLLEKLNK
- a CDS encoding iron-containing alcohol dehydrogenase produces the protein MLNFELYNPTNLIFGKGQIEKLSTLVPKDAKILLAYGGGSIFKNGVHEQVINNLKGFDIVEFGGIEPNPHFETLMKAVEVIKAEKIDFILAVGGGSVIDGVKFISAAVNFDGNPIDILQKRMLIKENAVPFGTVLTLPATGSEMNSGSVVTIKATQEKLAFGGSALFPKFSICDPTVIASLPKRQLQNGVVDAYTHVMEQYLTYPHEGYLQDRIAEGILQTLIEVGPSVVENPTDYALASNFMWSCTMALNGLIQKGVPSDWATHMIGHELTALYGIDHARTLAIIGPSLYNVMFETKKGKLAQYGRRIFNLTGSDDEVAKEAINKTVEFFHTMGMDTKLSQYTDDYSETADFIVKRFDERGWKGLGENQLVTLDKVKSIVEMSY
- a CDS encoding NAD(P)H-dependent glycerol-3-phosphate dehydrogenase, which codes for MSENLKFAVIGGGSWATAIAKMLCVNLSEIAWYMRNDAAIEHIQKYKHNPNYLSSVEFDTNKLKLTNNINEAIEYADYVIFAIPSAFLDAELKNMTVSLADKIIFSAIKGIVPETSLIVGEHFHIQYDIPYYNIGVITGPCHAEEVALERLSYLTIACGDPDKARVVAKSLSGNYIKAKISDDIIGTEYAAMLKNIYAIAAGIAHGLGYGDNFQSVMMSNGIREMKKFIRKVHKMKRNINDSAYLGDLLVTGYSVFSRNRMFGNMIGKGYTVKSAMMEMSMVAEGYYATKSAYKLNQGYGAKTPIIDAVYAVLYEGKDAKSVFKKLTESLD